A DNA window from Chitinibacter fontanus contains the following coding sequences:
- the argB gene encoding acetylglutamate kinase has translation MSEITAQTKAEILSEALPYIQRFFDKTIVIKYGGNAMIDEELKEGFASDVVLLKLVGMNPVVVHGGGPQINDLLDRIGKKGEFIQGMRVTDAETMDVVEMVLGGHVNKEIVSLINKHGGKAIGLTGQDSHFIRAHKMMLKDDAGEETVDIGQVGEIDKIDPAIVTHLDAADFIPVIAPIGVDASGESLNINADLVAGKLAEVLKAEKLILMTNTPGVLDKEGTLLTKLTAKRIDELFADGTISGGMLPKIGSALDAAKSGVNSVHIIDGRVKHALLLEVLTEQGVGTMIRAK, from the coding sequence ATGAGCGAAATTACCGCCCAAACCAAAGCTGAGATCCTGTCTGAAGCACTACCATATATTCAGCGCTTTTTTGATAAAACCATCGTAATCAAGTACGGCGGCAATGCCATGATCGATGAGGAACTCAAAGAAGGTTTTGCTTCCGATGTTGTACTGCTTAAATTGGTCGGCATGAATCCAGTCGTAGTGCATGGCGGTGGCCCACAAATTAATGATTTGCTGGATCGCATCGGCAAAAAGGGCGAATTTATTCAAGGTATGCGTGTGACTGATGCCGAAACCATGGATGTGGTTGAAATGGTATTGGGTGGTCACGTTAACAAAGAAATCGTGTCGCTGATCAACAAGCACGGTGGGAAAGCGATTGGTTTAACCGGGCAAGATAGCCACTTCATCCGCGCTCATAAAATGATGCTGAAAGACGATGCTGGCGAAGAAACGGTCGATATCGGCCAAGTGGGTGAGATTGATAAAATTGATCCTGCTATTGTGACTCACCTCGATGCGGCAGACTTTATCCCGGTCATCGCCCCCATTGGTGTCGATGCCAGTGGTGAAAGCCTTAATATCAATGCCGATTTAGTAGCCGGTAAATTGGCCGAAGTACTGAAGGCCGAAAAACTGATCTTGATGACCAACACACCAGGCGTATTGGATAAAGAAGGCACCTTGCTAACCAAGCTAACCGCAAAACGTATTGATGAACTATTTGCTGACGGCACAATTTCTGGCGGTATGCTACCCAAAATTGGCTCAGCGCTGGATGCGGCTAAGAGCGGCGTTAACTCGGTACACATCATCGACGGCCGCGTTAAACATGCTTTATTGCTAGAAGTGCTGACCGAGCAAGGCGTTGGCACCATGATCCGCGCGAAGTAA
- the ampD gene encoding 1,6-anhydro-N-acetylmuramyl-L-alanine amidase AmpD codes for MTDLAVKQDFLIGADGWCRAARQVPSPNCDHRAVDIAVDMVVLHNIHLPPQPAGCNQFGGNDIERLFTNTLNVADHACYEELSALRVSAHFLIRRDGELVQFVSCGQRAWHAGLSNWQGRQRCNDFSVGIELEGSDYVPFEAIQYQVLQQLLAALAQRYPVQHLVGHSEIAPERKTDPGPFFDWLRLPDYWQKLRETAAP; via the coding sequence ATGACTGATTTAGCTGTAAAACAAGATTTCTTAATTGGGGCTGATGGCTGGTGCCGTGCTGCTCGGCAGGTACCCAGCCCTAATTGTGATCATCGCGCCGTAGATATCGCTGTAGATATGGTGGTGCTGCACAATATTCATTTACCGCCTCAGCCTGCTGGCTGCAACCAATTTGGCGGCAACGATATCGAGCGCTTATTTACCAATACTCTCAATGTTGCAGATCATGCATGTTATGAAGAATTATCGGCATTGCGCGTTTCGGCCCATTTTCTGATTCGGCGCGATGGTGAGCTAGTGCAGTTTGTTTCTTGCGGCCAGCGCGCATGGCATGCGGGGCTGTCAAATTGGCAAGGGCGGCAGCGATGTAATGATTTTTCTGTGGGTATTGAGCTGGAAGGCTCTGATTATGTGCCTTTCGAGGCAATACAGTATCAGGTATTGCAGCAGCTACTAGCCGCGTTGGCGCAGCGCTATCCTGTGCAGCATCTAGTGGGGCATTCCGAAATCGCCCCTGAACGTAAAACCGACCCGGGCCCGTTTTTTGACTGGCTGCGTTTACCTGACTACTGGCAAAAATTACGAGAAACTGCCGCGCCGTGA
- a CDS encoding CBS domain-containing protein — translation MKTARQLLGDKAEQRTISVSPNATVYQALQIMADNNIGAILVMDGDKLVGIFSERDYARKVVLMGKTSAGTPISEIMTHKLLCVPPTASVDDCLGLMTEKRIRHLPVLENDQVLGILSIGDLVREKIADQEFVIGQMAHYIYG, via the coding sequence ATGAAAACAGCACGCCAATTACTGGGCGACAAAGCCGAACAACGCACAATCTCAGTCTCACCAAATGCAACGGTCTATCAAGCCTTGCAAATCATGGCAGACAATAATATTGGTGCCATTTTGGTGATGGATGGCGACAAATTAGTTGGGATTTTTTCCGAGCGCGATTATGCCCGCAAAGTGGTTTTAATGGGCAAAACCTCCGCAGGTACTCCGATTTCGGAAATCATGACCCACAAATTGCTCTGCGTTCCACCGACCGCCAGCGTAGATGATTGCTTAGGGCTAATGACCGAAAAACGCATCCGGCACCTCCCCGTTTTAGAAAATGACCAAGTCTTAGGTATTTTGTCGATTGGGGATTTAGTGCGGGAAAAAATCGCCGATCAGGAATTCGTCATCGGTCAAATGGCTCATTACATTTATGGCTAA
- a CDS encoding sensor histidine kinase, with translation MTQNSRSISEALWRSLAFFNVFRLLTIIGLMVGIFTLTRSPLADSKELVVVAGILGSYTLFALLFTWGIAKRWPRFDLQLSLQVMVDVLMIVSLMHLGGGIKSGLGILLLPYLAAAGLIARGRMSLFHASMASIALLLQLSWSYVQGDAAEISPMSTALLSIASFAVAWLAFRLSRYAEENRVLAEQRSIDLANLAQVNERILQDVSDGVFVVDEQDLIRQYNEQAVRVTGLRPEIGSALAADIPELAAPLARWRAQHGVATELVQTADGRNTLRARFVPLSTEGNGNVLIYLEDMARLRREAQQLKLAALGRLTANLAHEIRNPLGAISHAAELLQEDAIDSPYLQKLTRIITDNSQRLERMVKDVLELNRRDRVKRQDIKLAEWLVTFNEQFVLQEKTKVPMSIECDPQVLIRFDSGHLQQVLWNLARNGWRYCSQQAGSLQLLVTRQHDFWVLDVLNDGPPVPADAQSQLFEPFFTTESKGTGLGLYIAREICAANGALLEYISPPSGGACFRIVFGYTDGQKI, from the coding sequence TTGGTCTGATGGTGGGGATTTTTACGCTCACCCGCAGCCCCTTGGCTGATTCTAAAGAGTTGGTGGTGGTGGCCGGGATTCTGGGTTCGTACACCCTGTTTGCGTTGCTGTTTACTTGGGGTATCGCTAAACGCTGGCCACGTTTTGACTTGCAGTTATCGCTGCAGGTGATGGTCGATGTGTTAATGATCGTCAGTCTGATGCATTTGGGCGGTGGCATCAAAAGTGGCTTAGGCATTTTACTGTTGCCTTATCTGGCCGCCGCGGGGCTGATTGCTCGCGGGCGAATGAGCTTGTTTCATGCCTCTATGGCCAGTATTGCCCTGCTGCTGCAGCTGAGTTGGTCTTATGTGCAGGGAGATGCAGCTGAAATTAGCCCAATGTCGACCGCTTTGCTGTCGATCGCGAGTTTTGCGGTTGCTTGGTTGGCTTTTCGCCTGTCACGCTACGCGGAAGAAAATCGGGTGCTTGCCGAGCAGCGCAGCATTGATTTAGCTAATTTGGCGCAGGTGAACGAGCGGATTTTGCAAGATGTCTCGGATGGCGTATTTGTTGTCGATGAGCAGGATTTGATTCGTCAATATAATGAGCAGGCGGTGCGGGTAACAGGCTTGCGGCCGGAGATTGGTTCTGCGCTGGCGGCGGATATTCCTGAGTTGGCCGCTCCACTGGCGCGCTGGCGGGCTCAGCATGGCGTTGCCACTGAGCTAGTGCAGACCGCAGATGGGCGCAATACCTTGCGGGCCAGATTTGTACCGCTGAGTACCGAAGGCAATGGTAATGTGTTGATTTATCTGGAGGACATGGCCCGTTTGCGTCGTGAAGCTCAGCAACTGAAATTGGCGGCGTTAGGGCGGCTAACTGCCAATCTGGCGCATGAAATTCGTAATCCTCTGGGGGCGATTAGCCACGCTGCTGAATTACTGCAAGAAGACGCAATTGATAGTCCGTATTTGCAGAAATTAACGCGCATCATTACCGACAATAGTCAGCGCCTGGAGCGCATGGTAAAGGATGTATTGGAGCTGAATCGGCGCGATCGTGTAAAACGGCAGGACATTAAACTCGCCGAATGGTTGGTGACATTTAATGAGCAATTTGTGCTGCAAGAAAAAACCAAAGTGCCCATGAGTATTGAATGTGATCCACAGGTGTTGATTCGCTTTGATTCCGGCCATTTGCAACAGGTGTTGTGGAATTTGGCGCGTAATGGCTGGCGATATTGCAGTCAGCAAGCGGGGAGCTTGCAGTTGCTTGTGACACGACAGCATGATTTCTGGGTGCTGGATGTGTTAAATGATGGCCCGCCAGTACCGGCTGATGCGCAATCACAGCTGTTTGAGCCGTTTTTTACCACCGAAAGTAAAGGAACTGGCCTAGGCTTGTACATCGCACGCGAAATTTGCGCGGCCAATGGCGCTTTACTTGAATATATTTCACCACCGTCTGGCGGTGCTTGCTTCCGTATTGTATTTGGATATACCGATGGCCAAAAAATCTAA
- a CDS encoding sigma-54-dependent transcriptional regulator: MAKKSKVLPRVLVVDDETDLADLLELTLLKMGLDVVKANSVTVAKKQLDAQRFDLCLSDMRMTDGEGLELVQHIQTHRLDVPIAILTAYGSTNNAIAALKAGAFDYLAKPVSLEQLRTLVKSALKLEQTSEPASNSVAAGSQLLGSSPALLHVLGLVDKLARNLAPVYITGESGSGKERAARLIHAKSARGDKPFIAVNCGAIPENLMESEFFGYRKGAFTGATEDRDGFFQAADGGTLFLDEVADLPLPMQVKLLRAIQERKVRQVGGVSEVDVDVRIISATHQSLAKCVEEGRFRQDLYYRLNVIELKMPPLREMGEDVLLIAQAVLKKIAQRHNMDAPVLQADALQALRRYDFPGNVRELENLLERALALSDGLHIYAEDLHIQQSTADKAEAQAANLGDTYPLQDYLDRVEKAAIMAALDKTNFNRTQAAKLLGITFRSMRYRLDRLGICQDED, translated from the coding sequence ATGGCCAAAAAATCTAAAGTATTGCCACGCGTATTGGTGGTCGATGATGAAACTGACTTGGCCGATTTGCTTGAACTTACCCTATTAAAAATGGGGTTGGATGTGGTTAAAGCCAATAGTGTTACCGTCGCCAAGAAGCAACTGGATGCGCAACGTTTTGATCTTTGCCTCTCTGATATGCGCATGACTGATGGCGAAGGTCTGGAACTGGTACAGCATATTCAAACTCATCGACTAGATGTGCCCATTGCGATCTTAACGGCCTATGGCAGTACCAATAATGCGATTGCTGCGCTTAAAGCGGGCGCCTTTGATTATCTGGCCAAGCCCGTTTCATTAGAGCAATTGCGTACTCTGGTGAAATCAGCGCTCAAACTCGAGCAGACCAGTGAGCCGGCTAGTAATTCGGTGGCTGCTGGCAGTCAATTACTGGGCTCATCACCTGCATTGCTGCATGTGCTGGGATTAGTGGATAAATTAGCGCGCAATCTGGCGCCTGTGTATATCACTGGTGAGTCGGGTTCGGGTAAAGAGCGTGCTGCACGGTTGATCCACGCCAAATCTGCACGTGGAGATAAACCATTTATTGCCGTGAACTGCGGTGCGATCCCAGAAAACTTAATGGAAAGCGAGTTCTTTGGCTATCGTAAAGGCGCGTTCACCGGCGCAACTGAAGACCGCGATGGTTTTTTTCAGGCCGCAGATGGTGGCACTTTGTTTTTGGATGAAGTTGCCGATTTACCGTTGCCCATGCAGGTGAAATTGCTGCGCGCCATTCAGGAACGCAAAGTGCGGCAAGTGGGGGGCGTGAGCGAGGTTGATGTGGATGTGCGGATTATCTCGGCCACCCATCAGAGCCTGGCTAAATGCGTTGAAGAAGGGCGTTTCCGGCAGGATTTGTATTACCGCCTCAATGTCATCGAGCTCAAAATGCCACCTCTGCGAGAAATGGGCGAGGATGTTTTGTTGATTGCGCAAGCTGTGCTCAAAAAAATCGCGCAACGGCACAATATGGATGCGCCTGTTTTACAGGCGGACGCTTTGCAAGCCCTGCGGCGCTATGATTTTCCGGGCAATGTCCGTGAATTAGAAAACCTGCTCGAGCGCGCGCTTGCTTTATCTGATGGCCTGCATATTTATGCCGAAGACTTGCATATCCAGCAGTCGACTGCGGACAAGGCCGAGGCGCAAGCCGCCAATCTGGGGGATACTTATCCGCTGCAGGATTATCTGGATCGGGTGGAAAAAGCCGCCATTATGGCCGCGCTGGATAAAACCAACTTCAATCGCACTCAAGCTGCCAAATTATTAGGCATTACATTCCGCAGCATGCGTTATCGTCTAGATCGGCTAGGAATTTGTCAGGATGAGGATTAA
- a CDS encoding potassium transporter Kup — MSTPQTHDPKKLAGLVVGAIGVVYGDIGTSPLYTLKECFNGHVQLDLNPFNVMGILSLIFWGLMLVVSLKYVAVILQADNRGEGGILALMALALRSATDNKHKAFKLAVLGIFGAALFSGESIITPAISVLSALEGISLVSHTLEPYILPVAIMIMVALFAMQSRGTALVGKLFGPIMVTWFVVLAVLGVINIIKAPQVLASINPMYAIGFFMAHPWVAFVLLGAVVLCLTGVEALYADMGHFGRPAIRYAWFVLVLPALLLNYYGQGALLITTPEAIKNPFYFLAPSWAHLPLVVLSTMATVIASQAVISGAFSVANQAVQLGFCPRMDIQHTSEREMGQIYIPGINWFLLLSVIILILAFRTSSNLAAAYGFAVTCTMVMTTLLAFVVAGHYFKGSKKWAYWCLLAFLLIIDLAFFSANILKLHEGGWFPLALGLVAFTLMMTWKRGRELLATKLREGEMPLAGFVESLESSPPQRVEGLSIFMTANSDTVPHALLHNLKHNKVLHEQVVFLTIRTDDVPFVPSRERVVVRKMGESFYQVIATFGFKEEPSVPQVLQQVTQLQPELEFDEMNSSFFLSRETIVEGKYPSMSWWRRRLFSLMSRNATRVTNFFKIPPNRVVEMGMQVEL, encoded by the coding sequence ATGTCGACTCCACAAACTCATGACCCAAAAAAACTCGCCGGCTTAGTCGTTGGCGCGATTGGCGTCGTCTATGGCGATATCGGTACTAGCCCACTGTATACATTAAAAGAATGTTTTAACGGCCATGTGCAACTTGATTTGAACCCATTCAATGTGATGGGAATCTTGTCGCTGATTTTCTGGGGCTTGATGCTGGTTGTGTCACTGAAATATGTGGCTGTAATTTTACAAGCCGATAACCGCGGCGAAGGCGGTATTCTGGCCTTAATGGCGCTGGCTTTACGTAGTGCCACCGACAATAAACATAAAGCCTTTAAATTAGCGGTGCTGGGCATTTTTGGTGCTGCACTGTTTTCGGGCGAAAGCATTATCACTCCAGCGATCTCGGTATTGTCGGCCTTGGAAGGGATTAGCTTGGTTTCGCATACGCTAGAGCCCTATATCTTGCCTGTAGCGATCATGATTATGGTTGCTTTATTTGCCATGCAGTCGCGTGGAACTGCCTTGGTGGGGAAGTTGTTTGGCCCGATTATGGTGACTTGGTTTGTGGTGCTGGCCGTGCTTGGGGTGATTAATATTATTAAAGCCCCGCAGGTGCTTGCCTCGATCAACCCGATGTATGCCATTGGCTTTTTCATGGCACACCCCTGGGTGGCATTTGTATTACTCGGCGCGGTAGTGTTGTGTTTAACTGGCGTGGAAGCCTTGTATGCGGATATGGGGCATTTTGGTCGCCCGGCGATTCGTTATGCCTGGTTTGTGCTGGTATTGCCAGCGCTACTGCTCAACTACTACGGACAAGGCGCACTGCTGATCACCACGCCAGAGGCGATCAAAAATCCATTTTACTTTTTAGCGCCTAGTTGGGCCCATTTACCGCTGGTGGTTTTGTCGACGATGGCAACCGTGATCGCCTCGCAAGCGGTGATTTCTGGAGCATTCTCGGTGGCCAATCAGGCCGTTCAGCTCGGGTTTTGCCCTCGGATGGATATTCAGCACACTTCCGAGCGGGAAATGGGGCAAATTTATATCCCCGGGATCAATTGGTTTTTGCTGCTATCAGTCATTATCTTAATTCTGGCGTTTCGTACTTCGAGTAATCTGGCTGCCGCGTATGGTTTTGCTGTGACCTGCACGATGGTAATGACTACCTTGCTGGCATTTGTCGTGGCGGGGCATTATTTCAAAGGCAGCAAGAAATGGGCCTACTGGTGTTTATTGGCATTTTTATTGATTATCGATCTGGCATTCTTCTCGGCTAATATTCTCAAATTACATGAAGGTGGTTGGTTCCCACTGGCTTTGGGTTTGGTGGCCTTTACTTTGATGATGACTTGGAAGCGTGGGCGCGAGTTGTTGGCAACTAAGCTGCGCGAGGGCGAGATGCCATTAGCGGGTTTTGTGGAAAGTCTGGAGTCTAGCCCACCACAACGCGTGGAAGGCCTTTCTATTTTTATGACGGCCAATTCCGATACAGTACCGCATGCCTTATTACATAATCTGAAACACAATAAAGTACTGCATGAGCAGGTCGTTTTTCTAACGATTCGTACCGATGATGTGCCGTTTGTGCCCAGTCGTGAACGAGTTGTTGTACGCAAAATGGGCGAGAGTTTCTATCAGGTGATTGCGACTTTTGGTTTTAAAGAAGAGCCAAGCGTGCCGCAGGTGCTGCAACAGGTCACCCAGTTGCAGCCTGAGCTGGAGTTCGATGAAATGAATAGCTCGTTCTTCTTGTCACGAGAAACGATTGTCGAGGGGAAATACCCATCAATGAGTTGGTGGCGTAGACGCCTGTTCAGCTTAATGAGCCGCAACGCTACACGGGTGACCAATTTCTTCAAGATTCCACCCAATCGGGTGGTTGAAATGGGAATGCAGGTGGAGTTGTAA
- the phnD gene encoding phosphate/phosphite/phosphonate ABC transporter substrate-binding protein: MGAISFRQLGMLVLALVCVTSVQARETLTVGLIAHGEEQEAIAAWQPVLDDLAKATGANVKAVAAKNYAQILDGLKSGQIQVARLGNKVALEAVETANCDVFAQLVLKGGVDKYSSVLITRKDSGIQDFAQVLGNKARYRYGSGDKKSTSGFLLPQYYAFLKNNIVVDQHFKTVRYGNHQDNFLAVAKGEVDVAANNTDDLLKFSKKFPKESSNIKVIWQSEAFNFDPMVMRRNLPAQLKQDISKFFLEYGKSSVYPDAVAKLIAADDLSGFKALANRDLKRIAEVELFYAQFSAALNPALSPAQRQQIDKANFRRHEQLIALLGGAR, encoded by the coding sequence ATGGGCGCAATTAGTTTTCGTCAGCTAGGGATGTTGGTACTAGCCTTGGTGTGTGTTACATCGGTTCAAGCGCGTGAAACGCTAACGGTGGGGCTGATTGCGCACGGCGAAGAGCAAGAAGCGATTGCGGCATGGCAACCCGTGCTGGATGATCTGGCTAAAGCCACTGGTGCTAATGTCAAAGCTGTTGCCGCAAAAAACTATGCGCAGATTCTGGATGGCTTAAAAAGTGGGCAAATCCAAGTGGCGCGTTTGGGTAATAAAGTGGCGCTAGAGGCAGTAGAAACAGCCAATTGCGATGTGTTTGCCCAGCTGGTCCTCAAAGGCGGCGTGGATAAATATTCATCAGTGCTCATTACCCGCAAAGACAGTGGCATTCAAGATTTCGCTCAGGTGTTAGGCAATAAAGCGCGCTATCGTTATGGCAGCGGGGATAAAAAATCCACCTCGGGTTTCTTGTTGCCCCAATACTACGCATTTTTGAAAAACAATATCGTTGTCGATCAGCATTTCAAAACGGTGCGTTATGGTAACCATCAGGACAATTTCCTGGCAGTGGCAAAAGGTGAAGTAGACGTTGCTGCCAATAACACGGATGACTTGCTCAAATTTAGTAAAAAATTTCCTAAAGAATCGAGCAACATCAAAGTAATTTGGCAATCTGAAGCATTCAATTTCGATCCAATGGTGATGCGACGTAACTTACCGGCTCAGCTCAAACAAGACATTAGTAAGTTTTTTCTCGAATATGGCAAGAGTTCGGTCTATCCCGACGCGGTGGCTAAATTGATTGCTGCGGATGATCTATCTGGCTTTAAAGCACTGGCAAATCGGGATCTAAAGCGTATTGCCGAGGTTGAATTATTTTATGCTCAATTTAGTGCGGCGCTCAATCCGGCATTAAGCCCCGCGCAGCGCCAGCAAATCGACAAGGCCAATTTCCGCCGTCATGAGCAGTTGATTGCCTTGCTGGGTGGCGCACGCTAA
- a CDS encoding pyrimidine 5'-nucleotidase has translation MQPKYWIFDLDNTLHDASKHAFPVIDAAMTNWLQNNLELSHTDANAIRQAYWRRYGATMLGLRKHHPHLSPHHFLQACHPLAQLRTAIHPMPRLKITLAQLPGQKYLFTNGPLAYAEMMLNELGIAHLFTDIAAIDTVKLQPKPFSGSFRAMLKQFGLQARDTVMVEDSIDNLITAKRLGMCTIWLRPSNRNHPAADRVIQHLHQLIQ, from the coding sequence ATGCAGCCCAAATACTGGATTTTCGATCTCGACAACACGCTGCACGATGCTAGCAAACACGCCTTTCCTGTTATTGATGCTGCGATGACCAACTGGCTACAGAATAATCTGGAGCTTAGTCACACCGACGCCAACGCAATCCGTCAGGCGTACTGGCGACGTTATGGCGCAACCATGCTAGGCCTACGCAAGCACCACCCCCACCTTAGTCCACATCACTTTTTGCAGGCTTGTCATCCCTTAGCACAATTGCGCACCGCAATTCACCCCATGCCGCGGCTGAAAATCACCTTGGCTCAACTGCCGGGTCAGAAATATCTGTTCACGAATGGCCCATTGGCCTATGCCGAAATGATGCTCAATGAGCTGGGAATCGCACACTTGTTTACCGATATTGCAGCAATTGATACCGTCAAGCTGCAACCCAAACCATTCTCCGGCTCATTTCGCGCAATGCTCAAGCAATTTGGATTGCAAGCACGTGACACCGTTATGGTTGAAGACAGTATCGACAACTTGATCACTGCCAAACGTCTTGGCATGTGCACCATTTGGCTAAGGCCAAGCAACCGCAACCATCCAGCGGCAGATCGAGTGATACAGCATTTGCATCAGCTAATTCAATAA